Below is a window of Haloterrigena alkaliphila DNA.
CCTCGAGCGGGTCGACGGCCTCCGCCGCGAGCCCCGCGGCGACCGCATCGGCGTCGGCGTCGTCGACTGCATCGGCCGCGTCGGTGGCTTCGATCGGCGTATCGGCCTCGTCTCCGTCGCTCTCGTCGTCCTCGTCCGCAGCGTCCGGCTCCGGGACGTTCCGCACGTCGTCGTAGGCCTCCCGGAGCAGGGCCACGCAGGCCAGTCCGTCCGCGTCGGGATCGGCGACGACGGCGACCTCGGCCCCCTCGAGGGCGGCCGCGGCCTGCTCGTCCTCGACGTCTTCCTCGAGCGTGTCGGGCAGGAAGAAGCCGGTTCCCGGCAGCACGGACTTGCGGGCGATCGACAGATCGCCGCTATCGATGAGTTCCTCGTCCATGGGGGCGACTGCGTGACCGATCCGGAAGTAGTCGCCGGTCTCGGCCCTCGAGTCGGCTCCTCCCCGTCGCGACGCGGACGGGAGTGGGCGGGCTCGGACGGGGTGGGCGTACTCGGATAGGAGTGGTCGGGCACGGACGGGAGTGGTCGGACTCGGACGGGAGTGGCCGCCCTCAGACGGAACTGGTCGCGTCGGCGGCAGCGTCGTCCGCCGGGGCAGCGTCGTCGGTGGTCTCGAGTTGTCGCACCGTCAGCACGGGGACGGGCGAGGTCCGCACGATGCGTTCGGCGACGCTGCCCAGCAGGAGGCGGTTCTCGCCGTGGCGGCCGCGGGTGCCGGTCGCGATCAGGTCGGCGTCGATCTCGCGGGCGTACTCGCAGATCTCGCCCGCCGGTCGGCCCTCCCGGACGGCGGTGTCGATCTCGAGGCCCTCGTCGGCCCGCTCCTCGACGGTCGCGAGCGCGGCGTCGGCGGTGGTCTCGAGCGCGGTACGGAGTTCGTCCCGGAGCTGCTGGGGAGAGGCGTCGACCTCGCTGGCGTCGACGACCGAGAGGGCGTGCACCTCGGCGTCGAACCGGTCCGCGAGGTCGAGCGCGACGTCGACGGCCCGCTTGACGCTCTCCGAGCCGTCGGTGGCGACCACGACCGTATCGAACATGCGCGACGGTTCACGCCGAGACGGCTTAAACACCGGCGGCTCAGCCTCTGCGCGAAGGGGCGTCGGATTCGGGCTTTCTCAGATCCCTGGCGGACGGCCGTGGGATGGCTTTTTTGCGACGGGCGACACACCACCGCGTATGGTCGCCAGTGAGCCGGTTACCGTCGACACGGTCCTCGCGCCGGTCGACGGGAGCGAGGAGTCCGCCACCGCCGTCGAGTACGCCGTCGCCGTCGCCGACCGGTACGACGCCTCGGTCCACGCCCTGTACGTGCTCGGGCGGGGCGTCGTGCAGGGGATGAACGCCGGGACGCTCGAGGAAGATACCGTCGCGGAGGACACGCAGGGCTTCTTCGCGGACGTCGGCACGATCGCGGACGAGGCGGGCGTGTCGCTCGTGACCTCCGTCGACGACGGCTTCTCCCAGACGCGCAAGACGCGCCACCCCGGGAACGTCGTCCTCGACACCGCCGACGCCATCGACGCCGACTTCATCGTGCTGCCCAGAGAACCCGTCACCGAGACCGCCTCGGCCGAGGTGCTCGAGAAGGTCGCCGAGTACGTGCTTTCCTACGCGAGCCAACCCGTACTTTCGGTCTGATTCCGCGCTGTAAACGGATCCAGAGACTCGAGGAAGGCAGAAGCGAAGACAGTTCCTGCTATCGTGGACACTAGGGAATGCCACGCCCTCCCCAGCCGATTCGCTCTCTCGCTACGCTCGGTCGCTCATCCCTCGCGCGCTGTCATCGGCCGACCTCGTTTTCACTCGGCCGGCCGACAGCGCGCGCCACCGCGATGCCGGTTCCAAGGATTCGGTGACGGAGAAGGGAGCCACTCCGGTCGATCAGTTCGAGTCCGACAGCCGAATCGCCATCTCCTGTTCGAAGCTCTCGGTGCCGGTCGACTCGAAGCCGACCCGCTCGTAGAGGGCGATCGCCGGGTTGTTCCAGCGCTCGACGGTCAGCCAGACGCGTTCGATCCCGACGTCGGCCGCGTGGCCCAGCAGGTGCTCGAGCAGTTGCGTCCCGATCCCGGCCCGCTGGTAGTCCTGCAGGACGAAGATCGCGAGTTCCCACTCGATGTCGGCGTTGTCCTCGATCGCCGACGGGTCCTCGGTGTCGGGGACGAGCATCGCGTGACCGACGGCGGACTCGTCGTGATAAGCGACGACGTTGACGCTGTCGCCGCCGATCGTCTCGAGCCAGTTGCGGATGCGGTCTTCGCCGGTCGGGGGGATCCCCTGGGCCCGGTCCTCGGGACTGAACTGGACGTACATCTCGACGACGTCCTCGAGGGCGTCGTCGAACGCCTCGAGGGCCCGGATCTCGATCGAGCGCCCCTCCCGGTCCTCCCGGGTCGTCGGCGGCGAGGGGAACGGTCCGGACGGCTCGTCCGGATACTGTCGCGTTCCGACCATGGTTATCGCACCAGTTTGACGGTCGTCGGGGCGTTCAGCAGGACGAACTCGGTGATCGGCCCCAGCTGAATCTTTCCCATCGGGCTCAGGGTTCCGCCCCCGATGACCAGTTGATCGAACTCGCCTTGTTCGGCGTAGTCGACCAGCGCGCTCCCGGGGTCGCCCTCGAGCGTGACGGTCTCCGCCTCGACGTCGCCCTCCGAGAGCAGTTCGGCCGCTTTCGTCCGCATTTCCTCCTGCGAGCGTTTGGATTCGGGTTTCTCGACGATGGCGACGGTGAGGTCGTCGCCGACTTCGCGCGTGCGATCGATCGTCTGCCGGAGCGTTTTGAGCGATTCGTCGCTCCCGACGAGACCCACTAACACGTTCATACGCATGCATGTGTACCGATAGACGAAAACGATTGTGCCGTTGACCGGTCCCGAACGGGTACTCGCCGTCGAGTCGTGGGGGCGAGTCCCACGCAGACGTTGCGCAGGACGACGACGTTAAGAACGTGTGGTGAGTACGTTGACCGAATGAGTGATGCGGCGCTCGATGTCGTGGAGTTCCTGCTCACGACGAGCATATATTCGGACGACAGGACGCTGGACGAGAACGATCTGCCGCCGTCGTACCGCCGCGTGTTCTGGACCGGCGGCGTCGAGGACGACGGCGACGGCGGCTCGGAGCGAAAACCGGCCGGCATCAGTCGCCCGCTCTCGGTGACGACCGGGACGGCCCGCGAGGCGACCGAAGTCGACCGCCCCTGGGAGGCCGTCTCGGATCTGATGTTCACCGAGCGCGACGAGTTCTCGGGGACGATCACCCTCGCCCAGCAGGAGATGGCCGAGCAGTGGTTCGCCGAGCGCGTCGACGACGAGCGACTGCGCGAGAACCCGACGCTGGCGAAACACTTCACGAACCACGAGGAGTTCGGCGAGCAGTTCGACGTCACCCACGAGGAAGCGCGGGAGGCGAACCGACCGATTCAGGCCGACCGGGTCTGGATCGACGGCCTGCTCGAGGAGTACTTCGACGAGGAGGACGACGAGGAGATGCTCGACCTCGTCGAGGTCCGCGCGCCCGAGGAGGTCGAGATGTCCCTCGACGACCTCGTGCTCACCGAGGATCAGGAGAACGAACTCGACAAGATCGCGAAGGCGATCGAACACCGCGACTACCTCTCGAACATCGGCCTGCGCGAGATCGGCAAACTGCTGTTCGTCGGGCCGCCGGGCACCGGGAAGACCTCGACCGCGCAGGCGCTGGCCCAGGACATGGATCTGCCCTTCGTCGAGGTCAAACTCTCGATGATCACGAGCCAGTACTTAGGCGAGACGGCCAAAAACGTCGACAAGACCTTCGAGGTCGCCAAGCGGCTCTCGCCGTGCATTCTCTTTATCGACGAGTTCGACTTCGTCGCCAAGACCCGCAGCAGCGACGAACACGCCGCCTTGAAGCGGGCGGTCAACACCCTGCTCAAGAGCATCGACAACATCTCGCTCATCGAGGACGACGTCCTGCTGATCGGCGCGACGAACCACCCCGATCAACTGGACGACGCCGCCTGGCGGCGCTTCGACGAGATCATCAACTTCCCCAAACCCGACCACGGCATGCGGGCTGACATCCTCGACGTCATCACCCGGCGCATGGAGATCGACGAGTTCGATCCACAGCTCGTCGCCGAGGTCACCGAGGGGCTGACCGGCAGCGACCTCCGGATGGTGCTCCGGGAGGCCGTCCTCGAGGCGCTGACCGAGGACCGGACGACGCTGACCCAGCAGGATCTCCTCAACGCCGTCGAGGAGTTCGAGGAGCGGGACACGCTGAAGAACATGGACATGATGGGCGGCGACCACGACGCGCTGGTCGCGGGCGGTGATCTCGGGAAGGCCAGTGACGGGGGAGAGCCGAGCGGCCACGACCACGACCACGACCACGATCACTGACGCGGGTCGAACCGCGGGCGTCCGAGCGAAACTGTCATCCGTCGGCCCGGTGTCGTCGGCGTATGAGGGATTTCCACACGCACACGAACTACTCCGACGGGGGGTTTCTGAAGGGGATGGCCGACGCGGCCGGGGAGGCGGGCCTCGAGGGGATCGGCTTCACCGATCACTGTACGATCTCCGCTCGCGAGCAACCCGCGACCGTCCGGAGCGTCTACGGCTTCAATCTGGATCTGACCTACGAGCGCCGGCGGCGGGCGATCGAGACCCAGCGCGAGCGCGAGGACGTCTCGGTCGAGATCTACGACGGCGTCGAGATGGACTACGACCCCCGCGACGAGGCCGAGATTCGGGAGTTCCTCGAGGAAGCGAACTTCGACTACGCGATCGGCAGCGTCCACGCCGTCGACGGACTGAACGTGCAGGTGCCGAGCAATTTCGCGGACATGACCGACGCGGAACTGGACGCGATCGTCGACGGCTACTTCGAAAATCTCGTCTCGCTCGTCGAGTCGGACCTGTTCGACGTCGCGGCCCACCTCGATCTGATCGAGCGGACGCCGCCGCTCCGCGGCCGGGCGACGACGGACCACTACGAACGCGTGGCCAGAGCGCTGGCCGACTCGCGGACGATTCCCGAGATCAACGCCGGCCGAGCGATCGCCGACACGGCGATCGTCCACCCCGTCGAATCCTTCCTCGAGACGCTGCGGGAGTACGACGTCCCCGTCACCGTCGGCTCGGACTCCCACCGGCCGAGCGAGATCGGTGATCGCGTGGAATTCCTCGAGGAGTACCTCGCGAAGCGGGGCCTCGAACCGGTGACGCCGCCGGGACTCGAGTGAGTGGGCTCGTCGGGGAACATCCATATGTGACGACTCCCAACTACCCAGTAATGAGTGAGGCCACTCCGCACGAACGCGCGTCGGACGTGTTCGCGACGCGGGCACAGGAGCGCCACGGGGATACGATTCGACGACTCGTGGTTTTCGGCAGTACCGCTCGCGGCGATACGCACGGCGACTCTGACGTCGACGTGTTCCTGGTCCTCGAAAACGAGGAGTGTGAAGCGCAACTCAGGAACCTCGCGTACGATATCGGTCTCGAGTACGACGTCGTTTTCTCGGTTCACGCGCTCTCCGTCGAGCAGTTCGAATCGCGCAACGATCACCCGTTCATCCGAACGGTACTCGAAGAAGGACGAGCGTATGCGTGAATACGCGGCCGAGGAAATCGAAAAAGCGACTGTAGCGCTTTCCGATGCGCAGGTCCTGATGAAAGGAAATGGCACCGATACTGCGGTCGTCAATCGATTGTACTGTGCGTGCTTTCACGCGGCAACGGGGGCATTGTACGCGTTCGGCGAGGATCCGAACTCTCATCGCGGGACGATCGCGTTGTTCGGATCCCAGCTCGTCGTGGACGGTCCCGCGACCAGAGATGACGGACGATTTCTGAATCGAATGAAGGACTATCGAGAACAGGCGGATTACGGATACGACGACATCACTGCGGATACTGACGCCCTGTATACGCGCACCGAGGCTTTCGTCGATTCGATGAAAACGATCGTCGAACAGCGAGGTGACGGCGAACCGTGCGCGTAACCCTCCTCGGCACCGGCGACACCACCGGCACGCCGACCGTCGGCTGCGACTGCGACACCTGCGAGGCCGCCCGCGAGCGCGGCGTCGAGCGCACCCGCTTTTCCGTCCACGTCGAGAACGAGCGGCTCGACGAGTCGCTGCTGATCGACTTCAGCCCCGACTTCCGCTACCAGTTCCTCCGCGAGGAGGTTCCGCTGCCGGACGCCGCCGTCATCACGCACATCCACTTCGACCACCTCGACGGACTGGGCAACGTCTTCCGCATCCTCGACTCGCTGGACGTGTACGCGGCCGACGAGACCGACCCCGAAACGGGCAAGAGCGTCGCCGAGACGGTCCGCGACGACTACCACTACCTCGAGCCCCTCGAGGTCCACCCGACGACGCCCCGCGAGACGATTTCGGTCTGCGGGCTGGAGGTGACGCTGGTCCCTGTCGAACACCCGCCGCTGGTCTGTTACGGCCTCGCGGTCGAGGACCCCGTGACGGGCGCGAAACTGTCGCTCACCGGCGATACGAGCTACAACGTACCCGAGGCGTCCCGCGAGGTGCTGGCCGATCCCGACCTGCTGCTGGCCGACGCCATCGTGCCCGCCCACCTCTGTGAGTACCACCCCATCGGCGGCCGCCACGAGACCGACGACGGCGTTCCGCGGACGTTCGGGACCAAACACATGACTCGAGAGGGGGCGCTCGAGTTGGCCGACGAGTTGCGCGCCGACCGGACGCGACTGGTCCACCTCGCGCACTACTATCCGGCCGACGAGGCGTTCGAGGAGCCGCTGGCAGTCGACGGCGAGACGTACGTCCTGTAGGCGCGACAGTCCGGATCGGGGGGCGACGGCATCGGCCATCGATCCCGATGACCGGGAGCGGCTCTTCGAGGTACTGCAGTCGGCCGTCTCGTCCGGTTCGGCGCGCGACTCGAGTCGAACCCCGTCCGCAGGACACCGCCACTCAAGAGCTTCGAGCCCCGATTGTCTCCATGAACTGGACCAGACGACGGCTCGCCGGCGCGGCGCTGGCGACGGCCGGCCTCGCGGGCTGTCTCGGCAACGACGGCTCGAGCGGGAACGGCGGCGACGGCGACGGTGGCGACTCCGACGACGGGTCGGGCGGCCACGACGCCGAAGCGGCCCTCGAGGACGCCGACGTAACGGACTTCGTGGGCGAGGAGGAGATCGAGATCACGGTCGACCCGGACGGCAACAGCTTCGTCCCCGAGGCGTTCGAGATCGACAGGCGGACCGTCGTCAACTGGGTCTGGGAGGGCTCGAGCGTCGGCCTCTACCCGCTCGACCTCCCGCCGGAGTGCATGTGGGACGAGGAGGACAACGAGGACGACGAGTGGGCGGCCGGCGACCAGTTCGATCGCCTCTTCTGGGCGCCGGGTGCGTATCTCTACGCCAGCCGCAACGACGACGGCGAGGAGTTCACCGGCGCGTTCCGCGTCGTCGAGACCGACGGGGAAGGGGACGGTGGAAACGAGAGCACGGAGGGTGGAAACGAGAGCGCGTAGGCGCGACCGACCGTCCGTGACGAGGTGCGGGCTGAACGCGGGGCGGAGGGCTGACCGCGGCGCTCATGGCTGCATCAGGTGCGCGTCGAGACCCCGGTTAGCGGAATTGATCGAGTCCGGATTGCCGGCGTCGCGTGCCGGCCGGATCGGCCACCCAGGCCGTCCGGCGGGCGCGCTCGGCCTCGAGGTCGACGTCCGCTTCCGAGTCGGGATCGTAGCCCGGACAGGACGGCCCGCACTCCGAACCGGCGTCGACGACGCGCTCCTTCCACTCGCAGTAGGGCAGCGTGGCGCCGGTCCCGTCGGCCGGCCGGCAGGCCTCGCAGTCGGGGAACGCGTAGGTTCGCCACCCCTTGCCGTAGGCGCGTTCGGCGAGGCGTCGCCGCGCCCGGGCCTTCGCGTCGCGGTCGACGACGGCGACGTCGGTCCGACCGGGGTGAAATTCACGGGGTTCGATTCCGGGGTCGTCGACGGACAGTTGCGTCGGTTCGCGGACGACTTCGATCTCCGGCGCCGCGTCCGCGTCCGTCGGATCGGTCGGACGGTGGACGCGCCAGACGCCGACCGCATCGGGGATTCGATTCAGGTGCGCGCGCGTGACGTAGCTCTCGGTCGCCAGCACGACCTCGTCGACCAGCGCGAGGCTGGCGTCGGTCCGTAACTGCGCCTCGAGGTCCCCCGGCCGGCCGAGGTCGGGTTTGTTCTCGATGCCGACGATACGGCCGTACCAGTCGGGGTAGCGGGCGACCTGCCGGACGTACTCCCGGCTCTTGTGGCGTTCGCGCTCGAAGAAGCCGATCTCGCAGGCCCGTTCGGTGACCCGCCGAGCGTGATCGGGGTGGCAGTCGAAGGCGTCCTTCCAGTAGCGGGCGCGGCCGGTTCCCACGTCGGCGTCGATCGCCGCGTCGGGGATCGATTCGCCCGTGATCGCGACGCGGTCGTCGAACTCGGGACCGGGCTCGACGCAGACGACGTCGAGAATCCGACCGCCCGGATCGGCGACGCTCGCGCCGAGTTGACGGGCGACGACGCCCTCCTGGCGCTCCTCGAGGCGGGCGCACAGTTCGAGTTCGAACGCGAACTCAGACACGGCCGTCGAGAGGGGTGCGCTCGAGAAAAGGGCGTCGGGTGACTCCGGTTCGCCGCGTTCGTCCGGGGCGGTCGCGTCCGATTCGCTACTCCATCCACGCGCCGGCGTGCGAACAGGTGCGATCGGGAGCTAACCACCGAACGAACCGTCGCGCGCCGACGGCGCCAACGGTGACGGTCGCGGTTCCGACGAGCAGTACAACGACGGCGGTCGCCGACGGATCGTCGCGGACGGTCGACGCCGCGAGGAGGGCGAGGAGCGTCGACGCGACGAACAGAAACGTGACGCCGATCGCGAGGAGTGCGGTCTCGAGGACGCTGCGGTCGTCGATCGCCGGGATTCGTCGAGGGGATCTTGGGTCGTTCATCGTAGGTGGATCGACGGCCCAGCGGCGAATAAGTATAATCTGAAAATCATTTCTGTAACCGACGATACTGAAATTCGTTTCAGTGCCGACACCGGCGACTGTCGGGACGAAGCGCGAGGTGACCGGCCGACGGCTCCAAGACGGAGGCGGGACTGACGGTCAGCGAACGAATTGGGACGTACTTCGCCGCCAGAACACGGGAAAGACGAGACGGCTGCGGTGGACTCGAGCGACGGTCCGGAATCAGACGTCGTCGACGCGCGTCTCGAGGACGGTCAACTCCTCGTCGAGCGTCGCGCGGAGTTCGTCGCCGGCGAGGGGGATCCGCACCTCGAGCCGGAGCGGGTCGCGCGCGGTGATCCGCGTGTACTCGTCGGAGACGCACCACGGGAGGGTCCAGTAGGGGCGCTCGTCGAGCGAGACGCCGCGCTCGCGGTGGAAGCTGACGACCTCGGCGTGGTCGAGCAGCCGCAGGCCGACCGCAGAGCAGAGCGTGTGCTCACACTGGGCGCACTCGTGATCGACGCGGATTCCCACGCCGAGACAGCAGTGGCCATCTTCGACGACGGTCGTCTCCATCCGGCCGTTGCACTCCGGACAGACGCCGTCGGCGGCCAGACAGTGGAGGTGGCGGACCCGCTGGTCGAACGCCGCCGCGACCTCCTCCCGGGTCCGGTCGTTCAGCCCGCCCGGCGGGAACGCGTACTCGCCGTGGCCGTGGCCGCAGTCGGTGCAGTCGATGGCCAGCTGTTCGTCCTCGTAGCTGGCCGCGAGGGAGCCGCCGCAGGCGTAGCAGCTCCCTTCGACGGGGAACGGCTCGATCGACGGGTCCTCGGTGATCGAGCCCGCGATCACCGAGCGGACGATCTTCTCGCCGGCGTGTCTGAACGCGTAGCCGCCGTCGGACCGACCGTCAGACGAGCCACCGCTCTCCTCGTCCGCGGCGGACCCCTCGACCCGCGTGACGAAGTGATCGGTCAGCTGCTGGAGGTGGTAGTTGAACTGGGCCGAATCGCGCATCCCGACCTCGCGGCGCAGTTCGGAGAACGCCACGACCTCCTCGTCGGCGGCCCACAGCGCCTCGAGGATCGACAGCCGCGTCTCGTTGCCGACCAGCGCGAACGCGTCGGCGGGGTCCAGACAGTCCGTACACTCGAGCGGGCTCTCGCGCTCGCTCGAGGCGTCCGTCTTGCTCATACCTGCAGAGAGACGGTCGAGTGTCAAAATAGTTCCCTGAACGGCGTTTTGGTAATCAGTCTGACATCCATGGGGCGACGAGCGGCCGCGAGCTATCAGGGACGGGGTGCCGCCTTCTGCAGCGCCGTCTCGGCGATGTTCCCGCCGTAGTCGGCGCTTCGAGAGAGCGAGTCGACGATCAAGCCGAGCGACTGGGCCTGCACGGGTTCGAGGTCGCGGAGCATGTCGTCGATCGTCCGGGTGTGTTCGTCGATCTCGAGGACTGCCTCGAGGGCTGCGTGACCGAGATCGGTCGCCTCGTCGGGATCCTCGGCGAACAGCGCGTCCATCGACTGCTCGAGGATCGTCGCGACGTCGGCGTGGACCTCGAGTAACGCTCCCGCGACGTCGTCGGGGATCGCCTCGAGTTTGCCAGCGAGCTGGCTGATCTTGACGGCGTGGTCGGCGACGCGCTCGAGCTGGCGGGCGCTCGAGTGGAAGTCGAAGCAGTCCTCGCGGGAGACGCCCAGTCCCTCGGCGGCCCGCGGCGAGCGAAGCGTCGCCCGGAAGATCCGCGAGACGACGAGGAAGAGCCGGTCGACGTCGTCGTCGCGCTCGATGACGTCCTGGGCGATGTCGTCGTCGTTCTCGACCAGGGCCGTGACCGCGTCTTCGAGCATCGACGTCGCGATCAGGCGCATACGGGTGACCGCGTTGACGATCGACAGCTCCGAGGAGTCGAGCAAGTCCTGAATGACGACGCTCTCGGCCCCCTCCTCGACGACTTCGACGCCGACCAGCCCCTGCACCGCGCTGCGGATCGCCCGCCGCTGGTCGGTCGTGATCCGGCTGGCCTCGAGGCGAATGACGTCGAATCCGCTGACGTACATCGTCAGGACGGCGCGGACGAGTTGCTCGTCCGCGAGCGAGGAGACGTCGAGCGAGCCTTCCTGGCGGTCGGTCTCGCTCTGGGGCGTGACCAGCAGGGTGTCGTCCTCCGAGTAGATTTCCACGGTCGACCCGCTACTGACGCCGTTCTCGGTCGCCCATCCCTTCGGAAGCGACACCGTGTACGTCGATCCACCGGTCACCTGGACCTTGCGTGTCTCCATACGACGCGTTTTCTATGGAGGGAACATAAATCTACCCGAATCTATAGAGTGAATTCTACAGTCGCGTATTTGCCGTCAGTAGCGGTATAGAGCGCGATTAGTCCCGTAGACCGGAACGTACACGTATACCCATAACAGTACCCAAACGTATACCTATATAGTTAACATAGCGTATTATTTAGCCGATCCGTTCGTGTGAGAATCCAATGGGAGTCGACGCACGGACCGACCGGAGCGAATCCGGCGGCCAGCGGGGCGTGGAGACGATGGACGGTTCAAGCACGCGATCGGTCTCGGAGTCGATCGCGCTCGAATCGCGCGATTTCGACGTCTACTACGGGGAGGATCAGGCGCTGCGGAGTATTGACATGAAGATTCCCGAAGGGGAGGTGACGGCGCTCATCGGCCCCTCGGGCTGTGGCAAGTCGACGTTCCTGCGGTCGATCAACCGGATGAACGACCTCATCGACGTCGCTCGCATCGACGGGGAACTGTACTTCAACGGGAAGAACGTCTACGACGACGACGTCGACCCGATCGCGCTGCGCCGACGGATCGGGATGGTGTTTCAGACCCCGAACCCCTTCCCCAAGAGTATCCGCGACAACGTCGCCTTCGGACTCCGGGTCCAGGACAAGGACGAGGACGTCGACGAACAGGTCGAGCGCGCGCTGAAGCGGGCCGCGCTCTGGGACGAGGTTCAGGACCAACTGGACTCGAGCGGGCTGGACCTCTCGGGGGGGCAGCAACAGCGCCTCTGCATCGCCCGCGCGATCGCGCCCGACCCCGAGGTGCTCCTGATGGACGAGCCGGCCTCGGCGCTCGACCCGATCGCCACCTCGAAGATCGAGGACCTGATCGAAGAGTTGGCCGAGGAGTACACGGTCGTCATCGTCACCCACAACATGCAACAGGCCGCGCGCATCTCCGACAAGACCGCCGTCTTCCTCACCGGCGGCGAACTCGTCGAGTTCGACGACACCGACAAAATCTTCGAGAACCCCGAACACGACCGCGTCGAGGACTACATCTCCGGCAAGTTCGGCTGATCTGCCGATGCCTCGAGACGCGTACCAGCGACAGCTCGAACGACTGCGCGCGGACGTCCTCGAGATGAGCGACCGCGTCTGCGAGCGACTCGAGCGCGCGCTGACGGCCCTCGAGACGCAGGACGAGACCCTCGCCGCGGCCGTGATCACGGGCGACCACGGGATCAACGAGCGCTACCTCGAGATCGAGCAGCGATGCATCAAGTTGCTCGCACTCCAGCAACCCGTCGCGAGCGACCTCCGGTTCGTCGCCGCCTCGTTCAAGATCATCACCGACCTCGAACGGATCGCCGATCTCGCCGTCAACCTCGCGGAGTACGCCAAGCGGGCCTCGAGACGCCGCTACGCGGACATCGACATCGGCTACATCGGCGAGCGCATCGTCGAGCTGGTCGAGACGGCGATGGCGGCGTACGCCGCCGACGACGCGGAGCGCACCCGCGACATCGCGGCCGAGGACGACGAGA
It encodes the following:
- a CDS encoding universal stress protein, coding for MFDTVVVATDGSESVKRAVDVALDLADRFDAEVHALSVVDASEVDASPQQLRDELRTALETTADAALATVEERADEGLEIDTAVREGRPAGEICEYAREIDADLIATGTRGRHGENRLLLGSVAERIVRTSPVPVLTVRQLETTDDAAPADDAAADATSSV
- a CDS encoding universal stress protein, whose amino-acid sequence is MVASEPVTVDTVLAPVDGSEESATAVEYAVAVADRYDASVHALYVLGRGVVQGMNAGTLEEDTVAEDTQGFFADVGTIADEAGVSLVTSVDDGFSQTRKTRHPGNVVLDTADAIDADFIVLPREPVTETASAEVLEKVAEYVLSYASQPVLSV
- a CDS encoding GNAT family N-acetyltransferase; the protein is MVGTRQYPDEPSGPFPSPPTTREDREGRSIEIRALEAFDDALEDVVEMYVQFSPEDRAQGIPPTGEDRIRNWLETIGGDSVNVVAYHDESAVGHAMLVPDTEDPSAIEDNADIEWELAIFVLQDYQRAGIGTQLLEHLLGHAADVGIERVWLTVERWNNPAIALYERVGFESTGTESFEQEMAIRLSDSN
- a CDS encoding universal stress protein — translated: MNVLVGLVGSDESLKTLRQTIDRTREVGDDLTVAIVEKPESKRSQEEMRTKAAELLSEGDVEAETVTLEGDPGSALVDYAEQGEFDQLVIGGGTLSPMGKIQLGPITEFVLLNAPTTVKLVR
- a CDS encoding ATP-binding protein — encoded protein: MSDAALDVVEFLLTTSIYSDDRTLDENDLPPSYRRVFWTGGVEDDGDGGSERKPAGISRPLSVTTGTAREATEVDRPWEAVSDLMFTERDEFSGTITLAQQEMAEQWFAERVDDERLRENPTLAKHFTNHEEFGEQFDVTHEEAREANRPIQADRVWIDGLLEEYFDEEDDEEMLDLVEVRAPEEVEMSLDDLVLTEDQENELDKIAKAIEHRDYLSNIGLREIGKLLFVGPPGTGKTSTAQALAQDMDLPFVEVKLSMITSQYLGETAKNVDKTFEVAKRLSPCILFIDEFDFVAKTRSSDEHAALKRAVNTLLKSIDNISLIEDDVLLIGATNHPDQLDDAAWRRFDEIINFPKPDHGMRADILDVITRRMEIDEFDPQLVAEVTEGLTGSDLRMVLREAVLEALTEDRTTLTQQDLLNAVEEFEERDTLKNMDMMGGDHDALVAGGDLGKASDGGEPSGHDHDHDHDH
- a CDS encoding PHP domain-containing protein, whose translation is MRDFHTHTNYSDGGFLKGMADAAGEAGLEGIGFTDHCTISAREQPATVRSVYGFNLDLTYERRRRAIETQREREDVSVEIYDGVEMDYDPRDEAEIREFLEEANFDYAIGSVHAVDGLNVQVPSNFADMTDAELDAIVDGYFENLVSLVESDLFDVAAHLDLIERTPPLRGRATTDHYERVARALADSRTIPEINAGRAIADTAIVHPVESFLETLREYDVPVTVGSDSHRPSEIGDRVEFLEEYLAKRGLEPVTPPGLE
- a CDS encoding nucleotidyltransferase domain-containing protein, with protein sequence MSEATPHERASDVFATRAQERHGDTIRRLVVFGSTARGDTHGDSDVDVFLVLENEECEAQLRNLAYDIGLEYDVVFSVHALSVEQFESRNDHPFIRTVLEEGRAYA
- a CDS encoding HEPN domain-containing protein, whose protein sequence is MREYAAEEIEKATVALSDAQVLMKGNGTDTAVVNRLYCACFHAATGALYAFGEDPNSHRGTIALFGSQLVVDGPATRDDGRFLNRMKDYREQADYGYDDITADTDALYTRTEAFVDSMKTIVEQRGDGEPCA
- a CDS encoding MBL fold metallo-hydrolase, which encodes MRVTLLGTGDTTGTPTVGCDCDTCEAARERGVERTRFSVHVENERLDESLLIDFSPDFRYQFLREEVPLPDAAVITHIHFDHLDGLGNVFRILDSLDVYAADETDPETGKSVAETVRDDYHYLEPLEVHPTTPRETISVCGLEVTLVPVEHPPLVCYGLAVEDPVTGAKLSLTGDTSYNVPEASREVLADPDLLLADAIVPAHLCEYHPIGGRHETDDGVPRTFGTKHMTREGALELADELRADRTRLVHLAHYYPADEAFEEPLAVDGETYVL
- a CDS encoding DUF5787 family protein; the encoded protein is MSEFAFELELCARLEERQEGVVARQLGASVADPGGRILDVVCVEPGPEFDDRVAITGESIPDAAIDADVGTGRARYWKDAFDCHPDHARRVTERACEIGFFERERHKSREYVRQVARYPDWYGRIVGIENKPDLGRPGDLEAQLRTDASLALVDEVVLATESYVTRAHLNRIPDAVGVWRVHRPTDPTDADAAPEIEVVREPTQLSVDDPGIEPREFHPGRTDVAVVDRDAKARARRRLAERAYGKGWRTYAFPDCEACRPADGTGATLPYCEWKERVVDAGSECGPSCPGYDPDSEADVDLEAERARRTAWVADPAGTRRRQSGLDQFR
- a CDS encoding winged helix-turn-helix domain-containing protein yields the protein MSKTDASSERESPLECTDCLDPADAFALVGNETRLSILEALWAADEEVVAFSELRREVGMRDSAQFNYHLQQLTDHFVTRVEGSAADEESGGSSDGRSDGGYAFRHAGEKIVRSVIAGSITEDPSIEPFPVEGSCYACGGSLAASYEDEQLAIDCTDCGHGHGEYAFPPGGLNDRTREEVAAAFDQRVRHLHCLAADGVCPECNGRMETTVVEDGHCCLGVGIRVDHECAQCEHTLCSAVGLRLLDHAEVVSFHRERGVSLDERPYWTLPWCVSDEYTRITARDPLRLEVRIPLAGDELRATLDEELTVLETRVDDV